The following are from one region of the Gloeomargarita lithophora Alchichica-D10 genome:
- a CDS encoding DNA recombination-mediator protein A — protein sequence MPSTFDPPKIDEFLAELAAIQQTGSKRIALLGSRHVPITHQYLIELLAYALVLAGNRVLTSGATGVNAAVIRGAMRADPNLLTVILPQSLAKQPPESQEQLKQVMHLVEKPEYDDLSLAEASTLCNNEIVARCQQLVCFAFHDSQTLMVTCREAEEQRKIVTLFYFD from the coding sequence TTGCCTTCCACGTTTGACCCGCCGAAAATTGACGAGTTTTTGGCAGAACTTGCCGCCATCCAACAAACTGGCTCCAAACGCATTGCCCTGCTGGGTTCCCGGCACGTTCCCATTACCCATCAATATCTGATTGAATTATTAGCCTATGCCCTGGTATTGGCGGGCAATCGGGTGTTGACCTCCGGGGCGACCGGGGTGAATGCCGCCGTGATTCGGGGGGCGATGCGGGCTGACCCGAATTTATTGACGGTGATTTTGCCGCAAAGTTTAGCGAAACAACCACCGGAATCCCAAGAGCAATTGAAACAGGTGATGCACCTGGTCGAAAAACCGGAATATGATGATTTGTCCCTCGCTGAAGCCAGCACCCTTTGTAATAATGAGATTGTCGCTCGGTGTCAGCAGTTGGTGTGTTTTGCCTTTCACGATAGCCAAACGTTGATGGTGACCTGTCGGGAAGCGGAAGAACAACGCAAAATCGTGACTTTGTTTTATTTTGATTGA
- the fbp gene encoding class 1 fructose-bisphosphatase has product MLTQSSLPELQRDCLTPSRHVLEQCQSFGAQAQDLSALMSRIGLAGKLIARRLSRAGLMENVLGFAGNTNVQGEAVKKMDVFANQVFISVFEKSGLVCRLASEEMAEPYYIPENCPIGRYTLLYDPIDGSSNIDVNLNVGSIFSVRVQQGEDQEQTGADLLQNGRQQILAGYILYGPATVLVYSLGKGVHLFTLDPSLGEFILAQEYVQIPEHGPVYSTNEGNFWQWEDSIRDYVRYVHRHEGYTARYSGALVGDFHRILLEGGVFLYPGTRKKPEGKLRLLYETAPLAFIAEQANGRASTGTEPILDLVPTSLHQRSPIIVGSREDVALVESFIQNPREL; this is encoded by the coding sequence ATGTTGACCCAATCATCTTTGCCTGAACTGCAACGGGATTGTCTTACCCCCTCGCGGCATGTGTTGGAGCAATGTCAGAGTTTTGGTGCCCAGGCGCAGGATTTAAGTGCCCTGATGAGTCGTATTGGGCTGGCGGGAAAACTAATTGCCCGCCGTTTGAGTCGGGCGGGTTTGATGGAAAACGTCCTCGGTTTTGCCGGAAATACCAATGTCCAGGGGGAAGCGGTCAAAAAAATGGACGTATTTGCCAACCAGGTATTTATCTCGGTGTTTGAAAAAAGTGGCTTGGTGTGTCGTCTGGCTTCAGAGGAAATGGCAGAACCCTATTACATCCCGGAAAATTGTCCCATTGGTCGTTATACCTTGCTGTATGACCCGATTGATGGCTCCAGCAATATTGATGTGAATTTGAATGTGGGTTCAATTTTTTCCGTGCGGGTACAACAGGGGGAAGACCAGGAACAAACGGGTGCGGATTTACTCCAGAATGGCCGTCAACAAATCCTGGCGGGTTATATTCTCTATGGCCCGGCCACGGTACTGGTTTATTCCTTGGGCAAGGGCGTACATCTTTTCACCTTAGACCCCAGTTTAGGGGAATTTATTCTTGCCCAGGAGTATGTGCAAATTCCTGAACATGGGCCAGTTTATAGCACCAATGAGGGCAATTTTTGGCAGTGGGAAGACTCGATTCGGGACTATGTGCGTTATGTCCATCGCCACGAAGGTTATACGGCTCGTTATAGCGGGGCATTGGTGGGGGATTTTCACCGAATTTTGCTTGAAGGGGGGGTATTTCTCTACCCCGGCACCCGCAAAAAACCCGAAGGAAAATTACGTTTGTTGTATGAAACTGCGCCCCTGGCTTTCATTGCTGAACAGGCGAATGGACGGGCTTCCACGGGTACGGAACCTATATTAGACTTGGTACCAACCTCATTACATCAACGGAGTCCAATTATTGTGGGCAGTCGTGAAGATGTGGCATTAGTGGAATCCTTTATCCAAAACCCCCGGGAATTATGA
- a CDS encoding ArsR/SmtB family transcription factor — translation MTPVELSVQPEVCGTSHHPTPTEVAILDTPTAQRMAHWLGFLADPNRLRILSILAAKPHCVGDLVNLLQMSQSAVSHQLRALRVMGLVQGHRCGRHIIYELHDDHVLTIYETVLAHLQELDGL, via the coding sequence ATGACCCCAGTGGAACTATCGGTGCAACCGGAAGTGTGCGGTACTTCCCACCATCCTACCCCAACCGAGGTTGCTATTTTAGACACGCCCACGGCGCAACGGATGGCGCATTGGTTGGGTTTTTTGGCCGACCCAAATCGCTTGCGAATTTTATCTATCCTAGCGGCCAAACCCCATTGTGTCGGAGATTTAGTGAATTTACTCCAGATGAGTCAGTCGGCGGTTTCCCATCAGTTACGGGCACTGCGGGTGATGGGGTTGGTGCAGGGACACCGTTGCGGACGACATATCATTTATGAACTCCATGATGACCATGTATTAACCATTTATGAAACCGTCTTGGCGCATTTGCAGGAATTAGATGGATTGTAG
- a CDS encoding Uma2 family endonuclease: protein MTISPQNITQQTTECSSPKVWQIGSWEAFTSLCQKPEYQKAKAYYLRGAYQFIMGVGANHAVINLIISLLVELYCIVRGVPFRGLTNASYRKQGLRECQPDSSFYLGDSVTSAPIGREIANLDQYAPPDLVIEIADSSLADDLGMKRLLYEEMQVREYWVIDAQQLEIFAFAIDENLGSRRIGESLVLEGLAMAVVFEALQKSLEMDHAQLGQWWMGKIKA from the coding sequence ATGACTATCTCTCCTCAAAATATAACTCAACAAACAACGGAATGTTCTAGTCCGAAGGTTTGGCAAATCGGCTCTTGGGAGGCATTTACTTCGCTGTGTCAAAAACCAGAATATCAAAAAGCTAAAGCCTATTACTTGAGGGGAGCGTATCAATTCATCATGGGTGTAGGTGCCAATCATGCTGTTATCAATTTGATTATTTCCCTGCTGGTGGAACTATATTGCATTGTGCGTGGGGTTCCATTTCGTGGATTGACCAATGCTAGTTACCGCAAACAGGGATTGCGTGAGTGTCAACCCGATAGTTCTTTTTACCTTGGGGATTCGGTAACTTCAGCACCCATCGGCAGGGAGATCGCCAATTTAGACCAATATGCTCCCCCCGACTTGGTGATAGAAATTGCCGATTCCTCTTTGGCTGATGATCTGGGAATGAAGCGACTGCTATACGAAGAAATGCAGGTGCGGGAGTATTGGGTGATTGATGCACAACAACTAGAAATTTTTGCCTTTGCCATTGATGAAAATTTGGGTAGCCGTAGAATTGGGGAATCTTTAGTATTAGAGGGTTTAGCAATGGCAGTGGTTTTTGAGGCATTGCAAAAAAGTCTGGAAATGGATCATGCCCAACTAGGGCAGTGGTGGATGGGAAAAATTAAGGCATAG
- a CDS encoding Uma2 family endonuclease, which translates to MTQTLIVEPIQPPIAEKRLTLHNVTWQTYQELSRLLGDRPVKINFDGNILEMIMPLEIHEFISAMFETFIRILVIELELNIKTMGSTTLSREDLGRGAEPDNAYYIQNQPLVKGRDVNLSSDPPPDLVVEVDITHTDINKLKLYEAFGVSELWRYDGKVWQIYQLIDGQYQEQEYSPTFPKVPKTWLYEFLITVREDEVAAVKELQQKVKYLGTGL; encoded by the coding sequence ATGACTCAAACATTGATCGTAGAACCCATTCAACCACCGATTGCTGAGAAGCGTTTGACATTGCATAACGTAACGTGGCAAACCTATCAAGAACTGAGTAGGCTGTTGGGTGATCGCCCAGTGAAGATCAATTTCGATGGCAATATATTGGAGATGATCATGCCCTTAGAAATACATGAATTTATCAGTGCAATGTTTGAGACATTTATACGAATTCTGGTTATTGAACTGGAGTTAAATATCAAAACAATGGGATCAACTACCTTAAGTCGTGAAGACTTAGGACGTGGTGCGGAACCTGATAATGCCTACTACATTCAGAATCAACCTTTGGTTAAAGGCCGAGATGTCAATTTATCTAGTGATCCACCGCCAGATTTGGTTGTGGAGGTAGATATTACGCACACAGATATTAACAAGCTAAAACTTTATGAAGCGTTTGGTGTGTCTGAGCTTTGGCGTTATGATGGCAAAGTATGGCAAATCTATCAGTTAATTGATGGTCAATATCAAGAGCAAGAATATAGCCCTACTTTTCCCAAGGTTCCTAAAACATGGCTCTATGAATTTCTCATAACTGTGCGGGAGGATGAAGTGGCCGCAGTAAAAGAATTACAACAAAAGGTAAAATATTTAGGAACAGGATTATGA
- the cmr6 gene encoding type III-B CRISPR module RAMP protein Cmr6, which yields MTNPYLQRPQRPNQPPTNNNRPQQPANRSGGNQGNNRGGGQGGGGNNPAPNNPEPSPWLGHPSDPNPQPHKTASFVEYLRWMRAPSIQHKEGTQVQLVSKAETQANYTERLNQMNVRTCLIAGNSNTFIVTCPWRIRVGGTKGPESMLLPAFDALGMPYIPSSTLRGVARAQGIREFMEQGMSRSQAKKEMAKYLGDLDAEDKHKTGKVIFFDAYPIVTNESNSGGLAVDIANSIWSWDDDNLKYSPNPNVFFSLKQVKFLIGIRKGTNCTDEILAMVKKWLIKGLGQGIGSQTNSGYGRLLSGQQQNNPHEFLRLNFELEGQLIHGRQTVTWRADKNRYDNKSIAEVRPVAFKNMMRYWFRIFARGVLPSHQVRTLEVQIFGGIEPEPTWGWLCVRVKEIDSPTNNRKKQSGILRLFTTNSLPEFQENSFKTFCKDLCWLMFRLGGVGQGARRPYYERQGNPRIRGCDLMPFNDEDFWQVPDYPQEFVRFFQQRLTSFYQNLATLTTISINNCNLLEVSPPNDNPWVEVADQHCRILIFQGDSQGNKSHALAVLHDRMFKTNGSYDRFLCGSTAKPSPIWIANVEDKNYQVVTVFGATQDPRKRFVDELRSQGAIQVFPLSPGR from the coding sequence ATGACCAATCCCTATTTACAACGTCCGCAGCGACCAAATCAACCACCCACAAATAATAATCGTCCCCAACAGCCAGCTAATCGTAGTGGCGGTAATCAAGGTAATAATCGTGGCGGTGGTCAGGGAGGTGGTGGTAATAATCCTGCTCCTAATAACCCTGAACCGTCACCGTGGTTAGGACACCCATCTGACCCCAATCCCCAGCCCCATAAAACGGCCAGCTTCGTTGAATACTTACGCTGGATGAGGGCACCTTCTATTCAACATAAAGAAGGAACACAAGTTCAATTGGTGAGTAAAGCTGAAACTCAGGCAAACTATACTGAAAGACTAAACCAAATGAATGTCCGTACTTGTTTGATTGCGGGAAATAGTAATACATTTATAGTGACTTGCCCGTGGCGGATTCGAGTTGGGGGAACTAAAGGTCCAGAGAGTATGTTATTACCGGCTTTTGATGCGTTGGGAATGCCCTATATTCCATCGAGTACGCTGCGGGGAGTCGCACGAGCACAGGGAATTCGTGAATTTATGGAACAAGGGATGTCCCGCTCCCAAGCTAAAAAGGAAATGGCTAAGTATTTAGGTGATTTAGACGCTGAAGATAAACATAAAACCGGAAAGGTTATCTTTTTTGATGCTTATCCTATAGTCACAAATGAATCAAACTCTGGTGGTCTGGCAGTAGATATTGCTAATAGTATCTGGAGTTGGGATGATGATAACTTGAAATATAGCCCTAATCCCAATGTATTTTTTTCCCTGAAGCAAGTAAAATTTTTAATTGGCATTCGCAAAGGAACTAATTGTACGGATGAGATATTAGCAATGGTTAAAAAATGGCTAATCAAAGGTCTAGGTCAAGGGATTGGTTCGCAAACTAATTCAGGTTATGGGCGATTGTTATCTGGTCAACAACAAAATAATCCTCATGAATTTTTACGGCTGAATTTTGAATTGGAAGGACAGTTGATTCACGGGCGGCAAACAGTTACTTGGAGAGCAGATAAAAATAGGTATGACAATAAGTCTATTGCCGAAGTCCGTCCAGTCGCATTCAAAAATATGATGCGCTATTGGTTTCGCATCTTTGCGCGTGGTGTTTTGCCTTCTCACCAAGTCAGGACGCTTGAGGTACAGATTTTTGGAGGAATTGAGCCAGAGCCAACTTGGGGATGGTTATGTGTTCGTGTTAAGGAAATCGATTCCCCAACAAACAATCGCAAAAAACAAAGTGGGATATTACGTTTATTCACTACAAACTCTCTGCCGGAATTTCAAGAAAATTCTTTCAAGACTTTCTGTAAAGACCTGTGTTGGCTTATGTTTCGTTTGGGAGGCGTTGGACAAGGTGCGCGTCGTCCTTACTATGAGCGACAGGGGAATCCAAGAATTCGTGGTTGCGATCTCATGCCTTTCAACGATGAAGATTTTTGGCAAGTCCCGGATTATCCCCAAGAATTTGTGCGATTCTTTCAACAAAGACTTACATCTTTTTATCAAAACTTGGCTACACTGACGACTATTTCCATTAACAACTGCAACTTACTAGAAGTTTCTCCACCAAACGACAATCCCTGGGTAGAAGTTGCTGATCAACACTGCCGAATTTTGATCTTTCAGGGAGATTCTCAAGGCAACAAAAGCCATGCCTTAGCCGTTTTGCATGATCGCATGTTTAAGACTAACGGAAGCTACGATCGTTTCTTGTGCGGCTCAACAGCGAAGCCCTCCCCTATTTGGATTGCCAATGTAGAAGATAAAAATTATCAAGTAGTCACGGTATTCGGAGCAACGCAAGACCCGCGCAAGAGATTTGTTGATGAACTCAGAAGCCAGGGAGCAATTCAGGTGTTTCCATTGTCGCCAGGAAGATAG
- a CDS encoding Uma2 family endonuclease, producing MVISSVHKISDLILEQRVLLQDIPWDGYLKIHEAIGETRATRLVYDRGTLEISMPFETHEFFVRMIERLIVCLVSEMGQKLKTMGSSRLDYPNLDRGAEPDNAYYLANQPKVKGRRVNFMTDPPPDLVVEVDISPSKINKLALYSSMNIPEFWQFDGEKIKFYTLQKNAYEEVEISPSFPKLTKDIIYRFLDEAREDEIQAEVNLRTIIQEVMK from the coding sequence ATGGTTATATCTTCAGTTCATAAAATTAGTGACTTGATTTTAGAACAGCGGGTTTTGTTACAGGATATTCCTTGGGATGGCTATCTCAAGATTCACGAGGCAATTGGTGAAACTCGTGCAACTCGATTGGTCTATGACCGAGGTACATTGGAGATTTCTATGCCCTTTGAAACCCACGAGTTTTTTGTGCGGATGATTGAACGTTTAATTGTCTGTCTTGTTTCAGAAATGGGTCAAAAACTCAAAACTATGGGATCATCTCGTCTCGACTACCCCAATTTAGACCGGGGCGCAGAGCCGGATAATGCCTATTACTTGGCGAATCAACCCAAAGTAAAGGGGCGTAGGGTTAATTTCATGACTGATCCGCCTCCAGATTTAGTGGTAGAAGTGGATATTTCTCCAAGTAAAATCAATAAATTAGCACTTTATAGCTCAATGAACATTCCTGAGTTTTGGCAGTTTGATGGAGAAAAAATAAAATTCTATACCCTGCAAAAAAATGCTTATGAAGAAGTTGAAATTAGTCCCTCATTTCCAAAATTAACAAAGGATATTATCTATCGTTTTTTAGACGAGGCGAGAGAAGACGAAATTCAAGCTGAAGTGAATTTAAGAACCATAATCCAAGAGGTAATGAAATGA
- a CDS encoding Uma2 family endonuclease, with the protein MMISVDKPNMIQSQWHPATWQDYEKLRDDPSIDRMQLFFHNHQLLVENMGWEGILHSEVRELLSAILVMWLMAHPEIKSKILGSCLMEKESQQAAAPDIALYLGEDLPQYRKGESRKINLDQQRSPNLVIEVADTTLDSDLDQKKYLYAALGIPEYWVIDAQGTQVFIFILQDQRYLRTESSQIVTGFTEALLSQAIEQMKSGSNISAALWFNQQLSLSSEES; encoded by the coding sequence ATGATGATCTCTGTAGATAAACCTAATATGATTCAATCCCAATGGCATCCCGCTACTTGGCAGGACTACGAAAAACTCCGAGATGACCCCTCTATTGACCGGATGCAATTGTTTTTTCACAACCATCAACTTTTGGTAGAAAATATGGGCTGGGAAGGAATTTTACATTCAGAAGTGCGTGAACTTCTATCGGCGATTTTAGTGATGTGGCTAATGGCTCACCCTGAAATTAAATCTAAAATTTTGGGAAGTTGTCTGATGGAAAAAGAGAGCCAACAAGCCGCCGCTCCTGATATTGCCTTGTACTTAGGAGAAGATTTACCCCAATATCGAAAAGGAGAATCAAGAAAAATCAATCTTGACCAACAGCGTTCACCCAATCTAGTGATCGAAGTTGCTGATACTACTTTAGATTCCGATTTGGATCAAAAGAAGTACCTTTATGCCGCACTAGGTATCCCTGAGTATTGGGTGATTGATGCCCAGGGTACTCAAGTATTTATCTTTATTTTGCAAGATCAGAGATACTTAAGGACTGAAAGTTCTCAGATAGTAACAGGTTTTACTGAGGCTCTTTTATCTCAAGCGATAGAACAGATGAAAAGCGGCTCGAATATTTCAGCGGCTTTGTGGTTCAACCAGCAGTTATCCCTATCTTCGGAGGAATCCTAA